The following nucleotide sequence is from Aspergillus luchuensis IFO 4308 DNA, chromosome 1, nearly complete sequence.
CAGAATTTCCTTGACTGGGGCCGGAAGGCCTTCACTCCTGAGGGGTGGGATAGCAGTAACTCCTGGATCACGTTCCTTGGAAACGAGACTCAACTGGATGTCCCGGTCTTTGTCAATACTGGTACATCGGAAGTCCTTTATGATGATATTATGAAGTTCGCAGAGAATTTGAGGGAGAAGGGTAATGAGGTTGAAGTGCTCGAAAGTCTTAACGCAGCCCATGTTCCTTACCGACTGGGTAAGAATTGGAACATGGAAGAAGCTCAGGCTATTTGCTTGAAAACCATGACTAAATTCCTCGAGAAAACCGGTGTTTAAGTGGGCAGCTGTATATATACCTCTTCTCGAAGTGCTTGAGATAGACTCAGTAACTGATCGAAACATTATATAGACGAGCTAAATTACTTGTGCGATACCTTATATCCCCAGTTTATATAGAATACATGCAACTTTGGAAACGTCGAAATGCACTTCTCGAATTGCTTTTATTGCAAgtcaaaataataaaaaggaCAAATTCATCTGACTCACCCATCTCCGTAGCTTGACTAAGTGGTGGGACTAAGCTCACCATTTCTATCGTCCTAAAAGGAAAGTGATCAATACTGAAGACCTGCGATCTTGGACTTCTGCCCAACGTATTAAGACGGAAACATTTGTCTATTTACAGCCTCAACACAAGAAGAATTGATAACTTGGGCACAGTTCACAGAAAAAATAAGCTTGGTAGGACATCATTGCACTCCAAACGGAGGGATCATCGCGCGGCTGCGGTTCGCCATACTCTTCCCCGTTAGTGTTCTTTGCAAATATTAACGGTCATTGACCTTCAGGTAATTTCCAAGAAAGGTGATAGTAAATATTTGCTATTAAGATGAGATTACATAAACTCACATACTGCCATTGCACCGCTTCAAGCGAAGACATAAGAGAGACTAACCACTAAAGACCCTGCAACGCCATTGCTTCACTCAACCTCTTCACAAACACCTGAACATGGTCGGGTCCCAAAACATTAGCATGGTCACCTGGCACATGGCTcaaattaattttctttgTGGAAAAGTTATCCCAAGCAGCTAGACGTTTCTTCCACTCTTCAGGTGTAACATTCAAGAATTCCAGCGGAGTGCAATGAAAGACATCCATATGAGCGTTGACGACTCCATTCGGCTCATAATCTCTTCCTATCTCCTGTAAGCTGAAGGTAACGTTAATCCACTGCTCTAAGCTGCCTTTATCCAAACCCAGCGCGAGGAGCTGAGCAGGATCCACTTCCTCGATTACTCTGGCCAAAGCTTCTTGCTTGGGGAGTCCGGAGAGCTCCGTGAGGAGAGTCCGGTATGAGTCCCGAGAAAGAAGGCCGAGAAAGTAAGAAATGTTAAACAGGCAGTCGGTCCATGTAACTTTCTTCAGGATTGGACTGACATATGGAGGGCGGTTAAGACCGGCTAGGTATTGAACTTGATCGCCTTCTTTCTCGAGGTACTTCGCAAGTTCGAATGCTAGCATCGTTCCGTAGGAGTATCCAAGTATAGCGTAAGGGCCGTTCGGTTGGAGCTTCTTCATGGCGGAGTGGTAGGTGCGGATGCATTCGTCGATGCTGGTGAAGTATGGCTCCTTGTGGTGGAATCCGCGGGCGCGGAATGCGAACACGGGTCTGTCTGTGATGAGCTTGGCCATGTTGATGAATATGAGAGCTTCGCCTGCGGCGGGGTGTACAAGCCATAGAGGTGTTTTGTCGCCGTTGGGCTGGAGCTTGACAGCTGGGACGtattggtgatggtgttggcatGTTTCAGATAAACCACGGACGGTGTTGTGGGCCATCATCGTGGCGAGGGGAATTGGCTCATTTAGTGACAGTCTCGATTGCAGACCATGTTGAAGCCGGATAAGCGTTAACGAGGTAAGGCCAAGCTCGAAAAGGTCGGTGTCGATCCCGATATCTTCTTGAGGTAGGGATAGAAGCTCTGCTAACTCATCCACGATTGCTTGCTCGGTTGGGGACCCGGGTGGTCTGGATATCGATTGTCGATATCTCTTGATCATGTCACTGTTGGTAGCTTCTTCCATTTTGTACTGGCCACTTGCAACTTCCCGCTGCAGGTTAGAACGAGGAAGCTTCCCCAGGGATGTGCGTTTTATACTTTGTAGAGGCAGAATATACGGGCGCACATTTGTTATCATTGTAATGCGGTGCGTTATCGCAGTCATCGTCTCATACCTAGCTTTGGCATCTCTAACGCAGTAGCTATGCTGGTAGATGACGCAAGGTCTCTCTGTGTCTGCACCCCTGGGACGGAATGGAAAGCAGATCACACAGTCGGAAACAATCCCCGGTATGTTTGCGTCCTCTATAGCGGCTTCTAACTGCTGCGGAACGTATTTGACGCCGTTGACAGTGATCAATTCTTTCGTCCTGCCGGACAGATTGATTCTGCCATCTGTGTCTATGTAACCTGTATCCCCGGTTCGAAACCAGCCATCTGGACTGAAAGCCTCGTTGGTGGCTGTATGATTGTTGTAATAACCAGAAAATACAAGCGGGCCTTTGAGTTCCAAGTGCCCTACTTCTCCTGGACACGCGAGAATGCTATCCGTCGCTATGGAGACGATTCGTGCCTCAACGCCGGTAACACATCTGCCTAAAGAAGCAAATTCGTTGTTGTTACAAGTGTCATGTGCAGGAAACTCCAGATTATAGATACACCCTGCACAAGTCTCAGTCATGCCGAATCCAGGGACGATGACATTTTCAGGTGCGCCGTGCTGGGCCAGCAATCGCGACACTTTGGCACCGGTACCGACAACGACAGCCTCCCCGCCAGACACGATGTATCGCAGACATTTCAAGTCGAAGTGAggtccatcttctcctcgggaAGCTTCCAAATAGCGGCCAACCTCAGCGAGGAAGAAATTGGGTGCGAATGTTCTAACCACCCGATGTCGACTTATGAGATCGAGGAACAAGGCTGGGCGAGAAACGATCTCGTCAGGCGGGATGTGAACCTGATCGTGCTCGACAAATAGAGCATGGAGATGAATCTCGATTAGACTACCGACGTGGTCAAGGCGAATCCAATTCAAAAATGAGTGGCCAGTATCATCAACGCGTAAGGACTGGCTTTTGCCTTGAAGGGAAGCCAAGATCTGATTATGCGTTAGGGACACAGCTTTTGGTAGACCAGTACTTCCAGATGTGAGCATCAACAAAGCAGGACTCCAGCCACCACAGCCAATTGGTACTCTGAAACTAGTTGCTGTAGTAGCGGCAAAATCGGCCGGTGAGTCGTTCAATGATTCTATAGTCACCGTGTGCAAAGGAGACTTTtttggaaaagaaatttgGAGGCTTTTTCGAGTGAGACAGATAGGATTATTGAACAGCTCGCTCAAGTGACACAGATGCCTTATCCGGTGATCTTCACTTCGAGGTAGAGCAGTGGACATTGCAGGGATGTAGCCGGCATATAAGGTAGACCATAACCATATGATATTGTCCAGATGATCTTCGAAGTGAAGTAGTATGACAGAAGACTTGGCGTCGCACTGCAGCCGGCGCAGTTTTATAGCATTAGACGTAGCCAATGAGTCGAGCTCTGTGTAACTCAACCTCGTGGAGGAGCCGATTCCAGAAAGGCCAGGAGAATAAGCACAGACACCACGACGCCCCTGATTATCTGCTGCTTTGCGGAGAATGTCTGTTAAGGAGCTCAAAGTCATTGTGTAAAAAAAATATGTTGAATAACGAAGTCGGGGCTCGAATAAAATCACAGAGATATGACAAAGATTCGTGCCACAattgagagaaaagaagggtTCGATGTTATTATCTGCGAGTTCTGGGAGTATGCATCAAGATGTGCCATTTTATACTTCTCAAGATACAGACAAATATCAAGGAATAAcattttctaattttatcttGCTTGCGAATAATCCGCATGGAAGATGGCATCGCTGGAATCGGAACACGGTCtgaaaagaagagcaagcAGGGTTTTCCTGGCGAGTATGTGACGATCTGCCTCCCATGCTTCTTGACCTTGTGTAGCCAAAGTATCGCATCAAAGAACCTACCCAGGAAGGAAATTACGCACATCATCAGACCAATCTCTGTTTGACTGGAGAGCAGCGTCGCTGGCCCACTGGATGAGGTTACATTTTCCGTATTACCTCAGCGTTGGCAAATGCCGAGATGAGAAACGATAGCAGGTGCAGGTGCGCTTCTCTTGTCTCCTATTTGATTTTATTCACATCTTCCTCCGTACTTGTTCCCAATTCGGATGTGGGACAACGGATTGCATCAGCGAGGGACGATCGTTTATCCATCCGTTGATACTATAGGAAGCATTGGTACTCCTTTCCTGATATGACCAGTCCTATGTCATAGGTGCATGGTTTCGGTACGGTCACTCGGTGATGATCGGAGTCAGACTCGTGAGAGGGTAGGATGAGATGATAATCAATGCAAGGGATTGTGCCCAATCCACATGACCCAGATACCGGTGAGTTGGGTTAAACATGAGACACTGATTCTTGAAGCTATTTATGAGGCCTCGATAACTTGATGTATAGATAGATTTGCGGGCACCAGTCAGCAAAGAAATCAAACTTGATCCTGCTAGCTCTATCAGGCTGTATCATTCATTTCACCGGTAGCCAGAAACATGTATCGGCCCTCAGAAGAGGCAAGGAGGATTttcgatcttcttcgccaGAACTCGGAACGCCTCGGTCTTCCAATCGATATTCTTAGTAGCCAAGTACAATTTCATTCTTATTCAGATACAATTTACTATCCAATCCCTTTCAAGGTCACGGAGACCCTGGCCGCTCTCAAGGGGGTAGAAGGGGCCCTGGCAGCTCTGATGGCGGATTTACAATCAGGGCCTAACTCACATGAACGAAAGACCACAATCAACCTTGAAAGGGCGACACTCTTTGGCTTTCAAGCACTAGTCACGAAGATTGATGGATACTCTCGGTCTGATCCCGAGGTCAAAAGGTACTTGAAAGGTGAGACAAGTCGCTCTCTTTTCCATGGTGCAGGGAGCGGGGATTGACAGCATGAAGATACGGATATCCATGCTGCACAATCAAATCCGTATCGGCGGATGGCAGCCAGTATGTATCGGACCAAGAACGATAACGAGTTCTTCCATCTGCATGGCTCTTTGAACCCCACTCCCACTCTGAATATGATCGGTCTTGACAGCCACTGCACGGATCTCACTAACTACGATGAGATCATAAACACTATCCAAAGCCAAGTACAAAAGTTCTCCGCAGCTGAGCTAGAGACTCTCAATGAGACTTATCGGCAAGCAGGGGTAACAGTGTATGAGTATGAGGAATTCAAAAACACCCCTCATGTAAGGTGATCCTTGCAGCTCACACGGACAGAAAAGCCAAAGTATACTCACATTACTGGGCAGGGTAGAACGAGCATTCAGGAACCATGGTGGAAGGTCATCCGCCTGCCAGGGGAGACACCTCCAGCGTTGTTCAACCCTAGTGAAAGTCCTAGGATACTCAAAGGCATCAAGGTCTTGGAGCTCTGCTGTGTCATTGCAGGACCCGTCATCGGTCGTACATTAGCCGAATATGGAGCGGATGTCTTGAAGATTACATCACCAACGGTGCCTGACGTACCATTTTTTCAGGTCGACAATAACATGGGCAAGTGCGCTGTGGAATTAGATCTCAAAACTGACGAGGGCCGCCGCCAGTTCGAAGCCCTTCTCGCTGATGCTGACGTGGTCATCGATGGTTACCGCCCTGGTGCCCTTCAAAAACTTGGATACAGTCCAGAAAGTATGGCCGCTATGGCAGAAAAGCGTGGAAAAGGCATCGTCTACATAGACGAAACCTGCTTTGGGCACGAAGGCGAGTGGTGCCATCGCCCAGGATGGCAACAGATAGCAGACTGCGTATGTTACACACAAAATAAGCTGTGCAGGGACATTCCAAATACTAACCTGCAGATAGCTTACCGGATTTGCAAGGTGCCATGGAAGGTTCCTCGGCCGTGTGGAACCCATGGTATCCCCGTTGCCTATAGCAGACTCTGGCGCCGGTTGTATGGGCGCCATCGCTGCCTTGACTGGTCTTTACAATAGGGCTCGACATGGGGGCTCGTATATTGGCCAAGTTTCCTTGATGCACTTTAACTTACTGCTCTACGCTTCCGGAAAGTATCCTGAGTCAGTGGAGTCGCAGCTGCAAAAATCTTTTGCTCCTGCATTCTCCAAGGTACGCTTCTGCGATAGCGTTGGGCGCAGTTCTGTCTTGGCATTAGAGGTCATGAGGGAACGATTTCCATACCTCTTTGTAGAGGCATCTCCTGAAGATCGCCGGAAGAATCTGACTGAGGTATGGTACTCCCATCACTACGGTGCAGATGTGGAGGTTGTGCGACCTGTGGCTGAGATTGAGGGAGTCGTGAACCGTTTTTCTCGTGCAACGCGACCAAACGGTGCAGATGCATCTCCATCCTGGGATTTCCCTGAAGAACAGGGTTCCCGGAAGCTTTAGACCTATGCAACTCTGCAGATGAGACGAATTGCGACATCGGACAGAACAGGGTGTCAGAATCTAGGATTTTCTGAGCTAGATTACAGGGAATTCTACGATTGAAATCTGCAGCGACGGGCTGTGCAGAGTGTCTTGGTGAGCCAATTGGTTCTAATTTGGTTTAAAGTTATAACTCGCATATGTCTGCCCACCCTATGCTGATGTCAATCCATTCAGTTTCCCAGCTCGGATTCTATCAAATCATTTTACGTAGACCTCAATAAACTTTCACATGCAGGCCCCCTATAATAGTAGGTTGCATACAAACCCAGTATCAAACAGGTCACAGAGTAGCAATATTGCAGGTGCGTTGCACTCGCCACGCCCATCCTGATTCAGTCATGCACATCGGCTTGAGTTTCCGCTAGTCATAATTGCGCTTTATGGGTGCCTGGCGACAGGAAGGCAAGAATCGAGGTCATCACGCTAATCAACCAACCTTGTGATAATCCTGACCTTGGTTTTGCCTCGGAATGCAAGCCCTTGCTGCCCCTTTGCAGGAATTGGTAGTATATGCACCATGATACTTCATCTCTATCCTCTGGGATCTAGTTTCCGTGGCCAATAGAAGATAATGGGGTACACATAGGTGTTGATCACTGCATACATAGGACTTGATCCTGTTTTCATATCATATCCATGCTTTGTCttaatagaatatatccCCCGGGGTTTCTGACGCTCCGCGTCACCTCTTCAACAGACCCACCGGCCGCTCAGGATATTGCACTGTCGCGTATTAGCGAACCTTCTCAACCATCAGAACCAAAGGTCCCTGGCCATCGAGCAAGCATGAACGCGCAAAGTAATACCAAGGCCTTTGATCCTCCAGCGCCAAGAGTGCCCTCTGACAGGCTGGATGTTTGGTATATccaccatctacatcttTGCAATATCAAAGACTAACCAAGCATATACAGGTCAATTGTCAACGAAGCAGCCGCCGTATCTCCAATCCAACCAATCGTGAACCTAGGACAAGGCTTCTTGTGAGCCTATACCTTCTGTTCGCGTGGCTGACATTTAGCTAATCACCAATCAAGTGGCTTTAATCCGCCTCAATTTGCTATAGATGCAGCCAAGGAAGCCCTCAATCGGGTTGATTGCAATCAGTGTGCTCCAACGAAGGTAGAGCTGTGACCACAACCTCATTTTATGGGTTAAATCCGTACTGAGTTCAACAGGGCCGCCCAAGTCTGAGAAAGGCTATCGCGTCTGCTTATTCGAATCATCTCGAGAGACCGATCGATGAGGGCAGTGAGGTGGTCATTACTTCGGGTGCGAATGAAGGTAAGCCTATAGATAAGATACTTCTGACTGGTCGTTGATCAACTAATATGCAGGCATGCTGTGTGCATTACTAGCCTTCATTTGTCCCGGTGATGAAGTCGTTACATTCGAACCCTTCTTTGACCAGTAGGTCTTTCACGAACAGTTTTTATCTCTAGGTATCTAATCGGTAGCCACCATGCGATAGATATAGAAGTGGAATTGAATTGGCAGGTGGTATTCCTCGCTACGTgcctcttcaccctccaaAGGACAGCAACAGGACAATATCAAGTGCCTCCGAATGGACCGTTGACTTTGAAGAGCTCGAGAAAGCCATCAACAAAAATACGAAGATGATTGTATGAGCCGTATTTCTCTTGTCTTTTCCATATGTATTCCATATACTTACTAACCAAACCCAGATCCTTAACACACCGTACGCACAATCCCTTCCACCTACACCTCACTTACCCAGCAACTAACCACCCAACCTGCAGTCACAATCCCGTCGGAAAAGTCTTCACAGAACCAGAACTCCAGCGCATCGGCGACATCTGCTTGAAGCAtgacctcctcatcctctccgacgAGGTCTACGACCACCTTTATTATGTCCCCTTCACGCGGATCGCAACCCTCTCTCCTGATCTCTACAACCACACACTAACCGTCGCATCCGCCGGTAAAGCCTTCCACGCCACAGGCTGGCGAATCGGGTACCTGATCGGTCCCCAGCCGCTCATCAAAAATGTTTCCGCGATACACACTCGCATTTGCTATAGCAGTGTATCTCCATTACAAGAAGCAGTGGCGGTTGCTTTTGAGAAGGCAGACGAAAACGGCTTCTGGGAGCATAGCCGGCAGGAAATGAAGGGTAAACTGAGGTTGTTCTGTGAGGTTTTTGAAGCTCTAGGATTACCTGTTAGtgttttcccttcttccactcATGGAGATTTAGGCAAGATCCTGCATACTAACAAGAGTTCCAAGTACACCGAACCCGAAGGCGGATACTTCGTCCTGGTGAACTTATCCCGGGTACAGATTCCCAGCGATTATTCCTTCCCAGCACATATTGAACAACGAAGGAGGGATTTCAAGCTTTGCTGGTTCTTGATCCAGGAGATCGGCGTAGCTGCTATCCCGCCGTCGGAGTTTTATAGTGATGATCATGCGCATATAGGTGAGGATTTTCTTCGGTTTGCGTTTTgcaaggaagatgaggtgtTGGAAATGGGCAAGCAGCGGTTGCTTAAGTTGAAGAGGTATATTGTTTGATGTAGATGGCGATTGAGCTTCTCTGTGATACTGTTCATAGGATGCGTGCTCAATGCTTGGTTCTCAGTTACTGAGACATTTGCTGCTATGATCATACTTTGTCGATAGATTTGCTTGAGTTCAGTAGCATCATTATGCACTTCGTAGTTATATGTATGATAGGAAGCTATACTAGGTAGAGGGGAACAAGGTGCTAGCATTTAGAATGTAAACTCAAAGAAATCGAGTCTAATCAAATGCCTACTGACCTACCTCTCACTTATCACTTACCAAATATCAGGCATCTAAGTTTATTACCTGTTCTATTACAAGTTctgctttcctttctcctcagCTCTTTTCTTACTACGAAATAGTGAGCCACATAATGTTTTCTCATATCGCTTAGTATTACGCTCATCAGTCTAGGCAGGCGACCACAGACACTATGCTAGACGTATGAAAAGGAGAACCGATATGCAAGTAGTTAAAAAaatggagaaaagaaaaggcacAGTAGGCATTATAGAAGGTAGAATGGGTATTGTCGAGAAGATTATACACAAATAAGAGTGGTGATTCGCTAAACTTGGTTCAACTTCCAACACGTTTTCTGGGCAAATTAGGACGCATCGAGAATCTAATTGGCTTAGTCATCAAGCACAAAATCCAATTTTGTCTACATGTCATTAGATATGGCATGGGAAAAGAATTCTCAAGAATTGGTAAGGTCATAACGATCGTGCAGTGTTAGATAGTTGTTTGGTATTAGGCctgaaatatataatgtACTGTTGCGGATggtttttatatagtagtacCAAACATGCAACCACTCGTAATAGTACTAGGTTGGAAATACTAGGAGATCATCATGGTGTTCGCATGCATTATGTGTGTGCTggttttatttataaatctttcgTATGATGGTTTGGAATGCTTTATGCTTTCGAGAAATCAATTTATGGAATGCAGCTTGCCTTTCATCGGTAGGTTCGGTGCACATGGTCGGAGCACTTCTATATAATCAATAAGTAAGTTCCCTTGAGCCAAAGTCTTACTTGCCGATTGCTGTCACATCTACTAGCTGGT
It contains:
- a CDS encoding pyridoxal phosphate-dependent aminotransferase (BUSCO:EOG09262DKA;~COG:E;~EggNog:ENOG410PVV7;~InterPro:IPR004839,IPR015424,IPR015421,IPR015422;~PFAM:PF00155;~SMCOG1019:aminotransferase;~antiSMASH:Cluster_1.13;~go_function: GO:0003824 - catalytic activity [Evidence IEA];~go_function: GO:0030170 - pyridoxal phosphate binding [Evidence IEA];~go_process: GO:0009058 - biosynthetic process [Evidence IEA]), producing MNAQSNTKAFDPPAPRVPSDRLDVWSIVNEAAAVSPIQPIVNLGQGFFGFNPPQFAIDAAKEALNRVDCNQCAPTKGRPSLRKAIASAYSNHLERPIDEGSEVVITSGANEAFICPGDEVVTFEPFFDQYRSGIELAGGIPRYVPLHPPKDSNRTISSASEWTVDFEELEKAINKNTKMIILNTPHNPVGKVFTEPELQRIGDICLKHDLLILSDEVYDHLYYVPFTRIATLSPDLYNHTLTVASAGKAFHATGWRIGYLIGPQPLIKNVSAIHTRICYSSVSPLQEAVAVAFEKADENGFWEHSRQEMKGKLRLFCEVFEALGLPYTEPEGGYFVLVNLSRVQIPSDYSFPAHIEQRRRDFKLCWFLIQEIGVAAIPPSEFYSDDHAHIGEDFLRFAFCKEDEVLEMGKQRLLKLKRYIV
- a CDS encoding uncharacterized protein (COG:I;~EggNog:ENOG410PFKD;~InterPro:IPR023606,IPR003673;~PFAM:PF02515;~SMCOG1189:L-carnitine dehydratase/bile acid-inducible;~antiSMASH:Cluster_1.13;~go_function: GO:0008410 - CoA-transferase activity [Evidence IEA]), encoding MYRTKNDNEFFHLHGSLNPTPTLNMIGLDSHCTDLTNYDEIINTIQSQVQKFSAAELETLNETYRQAGVTVYEYEEFKNTPHGRTSIQEPWWKVIRLPGETPPALFNPSESPRILKGIKVLELCCVIAGPVIGRTLAEYGADVLKITSPTVPDVPFFQVDNNMGKCAVELDLKTDEGRRQFEALLADADVVIDGYRPGALQKLGYSPESMAAMAEKRGKGIVYIDETCFGHEGEWCHRPGWQQIADCLTGFARCHGRFLGRVEPMVSPLPIADSGAGCMGAIAALTGLYNRARHGGSYIGQVSLMHFNLLLYASGKYPESVESQLQKSFAPAFSKVRFCDSVGRSSVLALEVMRERFPYLFVEASPEDRRKNLTEVWYSHHYGADVEVVRPVAEIEGVVNRFSRATRPNGADASPSWDFPEEQGSRKL
- a CDS encoding non-ribosomal peptide synthetase (COG:I;~EggNog:ENOG410QDSG;~InterPro:IPR000873,IPR009081,IPR036736,IPR029058, IPR001031,IPR020806,IPR042099;~PFAM:PF00501,PF00550,PF00975;~SMCOG1002:AMP-dependent synthetase and ligase;~antiSMASH:Cluster_1.13;~go_function: GO:0016788 - hydrolase activity, acting on ester bonds [Evidence IEA];~go_function: GO:0031177 - phosphopantetheine binding [Evidence IEA];~go_process: GO:0009058 - biosynthetic process [Evidence IEA]) — translated: MLTSGSTGLPKAVSLTHNQILASLQGKSQSLRVDDTGHSFLNWIRLDHVGSLIEIHLHALFVEHDQVHIPPDEIVSRPALFLDLISRHRVVRTFAPNFFLAEVGRYLEASRGEDGPHFDLKCLRYIVSGGEAVVVGTGAKVSRLLAQHGAPENVIVPGFGMTETCAGCIYNLEFPAHDTCNNNEFASLGRCVTGVEARIVSIATDSILACPGEVGHLELKGPLVFSGYYNNHTATNEAFSPDGWFRTGDTGYIDTDGRINLSGRTKELITVNGVKYVPQQLEAAIEDANIPGIVSDCVICFPFRPRGADTERPCVIYQHSYCVRDAKARYETMTAITHRITMITNVRPYILPLQSIKRTSLGKLPRSNLQREVASGQYKMEEATNSDMIKRYRQSISRPPGSPTEQAIVDELAELLSLPQEDIGIDTDLFELGLTSLTLIRLQHGLQSRLSLNEPIPLATMMAHNTVRGLSETCQHHHQYVPAVKLQPNGDKTPLWLVHPAAGEALIFINMAKLITDRPVFAFRARGFHHKEPYFTSIDECIRTYHSAMKKLQPNGPYAILGYSYGTMLAFELAKYLEKEGDQVQYLAGLNRPPYVSPILKKVTWTDCLFNISYFLGLLSRDSYRTLLTELSGLPKQEALARVIEEVDPAQLLALGLDKGSLEQWINVTFSLQEIGRDYEPNGVVNAHMDVFHCTPLEFLNVTPEEWKKRLAAWDNFSTKKINLSHVPGDHANVLGPDHVQVFVKRLSEAMALQGL
- a CDS encoding uncharacterized protein (COG:I;~EggNog:ENOG410PNHB;~InterPro:IPR029058,IPR013094;~PFAM:PF07859;~antiSMASH:Cluster_1.13;~go_function: GO:0016787 - hydrolase activity [Evidence IEA]), whose translation is MALLCYINEETPMLPLPCCAILSSPWVDLSSKAIKNVPLNRNYNTDFIKQNFLDWGRKAFTPEGWDSSNSWITFLGNETQLDVPVFVNTGTSEVLYDDIMKFAENLREKGNEVEVLESLNAAHVPYRLGKNWNMEEAQAICLKTMTKFLEKTGV